Within Oncorhynchus masou masou isolate Uvic2021 chromosome 17, UVic_Omas_1.1, whole genome shotgun sequence, the genomic segment aggcatgaAAGCTTGTCCTGATCAGACTCCCCTTTCCTTCTCATATCCGTTTAATGGAGTCACCGCGCCAGCACTTTATCTTCCTTACAGTAAAAACAATGGCCAGATAGATACATAACATCCAACCCGTTGAAGAAGTAAagacatttgggacgcaggcatgaAAGCTTGTCCTGATCAGACTCCCCTTTCCTTCTCATATCCGTTTAATGGAGTCACCGCGCCAGCACTTTATCTTCCTTACAGTAAAAACAATGGCCAGATAGATAAATAACATTtgaagaataaagacatttgggacgcaggcatgaAAGCTTGTCCTGATCAGACTCCTCTTTCCTTCTCATATCCGTTTAATGGAGTCACCGCGCCAGCACTTTATCTTCCTTACAGTAAAAACAATGGCCTCTGTAATTAAATCAATCTGAACTGGAATCACACCTCTTAAGGAAGCATGTGCCATATTACATATGTACAACAGGACAGTAGTGCTCAAAATGACATCCATTTCGGTTCAAACCTTTCAAGAAGCTTGTCAAATCTATTGATAGAAAGAAGTGTGGTACaaccattataataataataatgtacaaGAGATTAGCCTTCGAATGTTTGTGGTATCAGGGATCAACATTTATATTTACTGTGTTTCAGTCACATTTTCTTATTTTCTCATCTCTTTTGAAATCCCGGTTAGCGTACATTCACATTGGCACAGTGCAGACCAAACCTTAAGACATCAGAGATGACGACAAACTGTGCCACGAAAAACAAAGCTACACATTCAAGTCAAATGTAGTTCATTGCGCAAAGACTGCCCTCTGCAGTTGATGGGCgtcttgttgttttttttgttttgtatattAAATTCATTTCGCTGTTGTTGTTTGTTCCGGAGAGAAGAAACATGAAGGTAGGTGGATCTGTACAGGGCAggaatatgtatttatattaaaactcctccctctctctaatatATAGCCTGCAGGAAGCCAATGGCTGTAATGGAATGACAGGTTGCCAGGGTGATATCCATCTGCATCTTCTGTGATGTCATGTCCCCTCCCATCTTCAAATGCTTCAaatgtgagaggagaagaggaagagatcGAGAGGAAAGTTGGGGAGGAACGGAATAGAGGGAAGTTGGGGAGGAACGGAATAGAGGGAAGTTGGGGAGGAACGGAATAGAGGGAAGTTGGGGAGGAACGGAATAGAGGAAAGTTGGGGAGGAAAGGAATAGAGGAAAGTTGGGGAGGAAAGGAAAAGAGGGAAGTTGGGGAAGAAAGGAAAAGAGGGAAGTTGGGGAGGAAAGGAAAAGAGGGAAGttggggaagagaggaagagggaagttggggaagagaggaatagaggaaaGTTGGGGAGGAAAGGAATAGAGGAAATTTGGGGAGGAAAGGAATAGAGGAAATTTGGGGAGGAAAGGAATAGAGGAAAGTTGGGGAGGAAAGGAATAGAGGAAAGTTGGGGAGGAAAGGAATAGAGGAAAGTTGGGGAGGAAAGGAATAGAGGAAAGTTGGGGAGGAAAGGAATAGAGGAAAGTTGGGGAGGAAAGGAATAGAGGAAAGTTGGGGAGGAAAGGAAAAGAGGGAAGTTGGGGAGGAAAGGAAAAGAGGGAAGTtggggaagagaggaaaagagggaagttggggaagagaggaaaagagggaagttggggaagagaggaaaagaggaggtagagagagagagggaagttggggaagagaggaaaagagggaagttggtcagagaggaaaagagaaggtagggagtagagagagagagggaaggtagggagagaaagagagggggggctgTTAGTCTTACAAGACATGGGTGACGTCTACCAACACAAAATGTTACTGGCATCTCCCAAGAGAGAAATAATCTGGCATGTTAGATGTACATGTGGTAATAAGATTTTAGAAAACATTAGCAGGGGTTAGCAAAACCAAACATGACTCATATCAGAGGGTCCATGCTAGCCACCAGAAAAGTCAAGGCCATTCAACCACACAGGAGTGTTCTTCAGAGCGCTACTATTTAGAATCTGTTAACACAGGTCAATCACAGGAGAAAATTGACCCATTAAAAACTCCCAAGCCCTGTGGTTAGCTGCCTCTCAAACAGGCCCATTCATACTAAGCGTGTTATGGGCATCGTCTTTGCCTCCTCCGGCCATAGAGGTACCGGTCAGTCTCACCTGTGTATCAGATCCGGCCTCTACTCTAGCCATCTGACCTATGTGGTATGGAGGGGGGCATCAGAATTACTACACTGCATTCACTATAATATATACACTCAgttgccagtttattaggtacaccatccCGTTCTAAAAAGAATGGTTTGCTCCTACAAACAGTGAGTTATGTggctgtggcttgctatataaagacGAAAgacaggcattcagttactgttcaattGAATGTTCAAATGAGCAAAACATGTGATCTGAGCTACTTTGAGCGTGGTAAGATCGTCGGTGCCAGGGGCGCGGTTTTATTATCTCAGAAACGTCCGGCCTCCTGTGCTTTTCACAGTGTCTGGGGTTTAACCAAAATGGTGTAACAAACAAACATCCAGTCAGCCGCAgtcttttcggcgaaagcagcttgttgatgagaggtcgaaggacAACGGCAAGAACCGAGCAAGCTAACAGGCAGGCCACAAACAGGCAGATAActgcgcagtacaacagtggtgtgcagaacggcatctggGAACGCACCATTCGTTGGATGGGCTaatgcagcagacgaccacaccgggttccagtcctatcagctaaaaacaacaaGAAGCGGCTCCGGTGggcatcaccaacactggacaactgaggaGTGGAAAGACATGGCCTGGTCCAATGAATCCCAGTTCCTGTTGGGTCATGCTGACGGCAGGGTCAGGATTTGGTGTAAGCAGCATGACTCcttggccccatcctgcctggtgtcaacggtacaggctggtggcggtggtgtcctggtgtcaacggtacaggctggtggcggtggtgtcctggtgtcaacggtacaggctggtggcggtggtgtcctggtgtcaggctggtggcggtggtgtccggtacaggctggtggcggtggtgtcctggtgtcaacggtacaggctggtggcggtggtgtcctggtgtcaaggctggtggcggtggtgtccggtacaggctggtggcggtggtgtcctggtgtcaacggtacaggctggtggcggtggtgtcctggtgtcaacggtacaggctgatggtggtggtgtcctggtgtcaacggtacaggctggtggcggtggtgtcctggtgtcaacggtacaggctggtggcggtggtgtcctggtgtcaacggtacaggctggtggcggtggtgtcctggtgtcaacggtacaggctggtggcggtggtgtcctggtgtcaacggtacaggctggtggcggtggtgtcctggtgtcaacggtacaggctggtggcggtggtgtcctggtgtcaacggtacaggctggtggcggtggtgtcctggtgtcaacggtacaggctgatggtggtggtgtcctggtgtcaacggtacaggctggtggtggtggtgtcctggtgtcaacggtacaggctggtggtggtggtgtcctggtgtcaacggtacaggctggtggcggtggtgtcctggtgtcaacggtacaggctggtggcggtggtgtcctggtgtcaacggtacaggctggtggcggtggtgtcctggtgtcaacggtacaggctggtggcggtggtgtcctggtgtcaacggtacaggctggtggtggtggtgtcctggtgtcaacggtacaggctggtagTGGTTGTTGTGTAATATTGttgggaatgttttcctggcacacattAGGTCCCTTGACACCAATTCAGAAATGGTTCAACAccccaaagaattcaggctgttctggaggggGGGGCCGacctggtactagatgggtgtacctaataaactggccactgtgTGTATATGCCATATAAAATACACTTTTATCCAACGCAACTTGCAGTAGTGCTTGCATACATTTTTGTATGGGGGGCAGCGGTGGGACACAAACCCACGATCCTGGCATTGattgcaagcaccatggtctaccaactgaaccacacaggCCCTGAACACATTACTACAATGCATCAACTCTTTTAGATATATGGGAGAAGTCGAAATGATCCCCATGTTGGGAGTTATGGATCAAACTTGTGTTTCTCATCATATTCTACAGTATATTTTTCCCATTGAGGCAGTAGTCAGTCACTCACTTCTTGTCTGGCTtcatgcctcctcctcccctgatGGCCACGGCCTGGCTGTTCTGGTAGAAACCCCCTCCGCCGCGGTTCATGTTGGGGTGGGTGGGGGACGCCACTGGAGGCTGGCCAGGACGAATGGGTTTGGCTGTGGAGGGGGGGCAGAGGAACACAACAGTTAAGGAACGGCATGCATTTATGTACTGAATAACGTTTGTGTTCAACGTTCTAGGATCACGTTTATTAAGCCATTTGTAGGTATTGGAATACATATATTGCAATGTGTTTTGTATGAGCTCAAAAACAATAAAAACATAAGTCACACACAAGGCAGCCAATGTAAAAGCAGTACACAAAAATATATACTAGAGGAACTCAGTTTAGGAATGGCATCCATTAATGTACTGGATATCCAACCATACATTAACCACCAGGATTACAGCATGCAGTGTGTAGCTTCCCTCACCGATCTGAGCAGAGTGGCCCCTCCTGGCCATGTTCTTAGCCCTGACGGCCTCTTTGATGCGGTCCACCTCTTGCTGGTAGCGTTTGCGGTCGCGTGCGGCGTTCTCTTTGGCCTCCTTCAGCGCCGACTCCAGGGCCTTGACCCGCTCCGCCGTAGCACGCAGACGCTTCTCCAGTTTAGGAAGCTCACAGCGCAGGTCTGCATTATCACGCAccagctgagagggagagagaggtttgacaCATTAGCCATCTCCAAAAGCACTAGAGTTGGTATGATTTCAGTgtgtttgggtctaattgttgGTTTCACAGCTGAGAACATACCTGTTTGTGAACCTTGGTAAGCTGCTCCAGGTTGTTCTCCAGAAAGGAGATCTTCTGTTTCTGAGCTGTGCTGCCTCCTGTGTCATCAGAGTCCATCTCAGCACTCTTCTTCACTCGGGTAGCCAGGTCCTGGACAAACAGCTTCCTCAGGTTGTGCAGGGTCTGGAGCTCCTTGGCCTGGCGGAGTAGGGGAAGTGTTAGGttaaaggggaatggaaacaCTCACCCAAATTACCCTGCTTTTTTTTGCAATTATTATTCATAGAAAGGCATAAAGATTCATGAAAAGAAAGAAGTTTGACTATAAAGGTTCATTCAAATGTACCTTTTAACTGCCCTTTAAGGGGGAAACCGAAGAGCTGTTGTTATCTGTAGTCTACTCACCACAGTCTCCTCCAGTCCCTTCAGGTCCTGTCTGGCCTGCTCTCTCCTGTCCTGCATCACCCTGCACAGCACAACACACGGACGCGTTAGCCACAGCTTGACCGCAGTAACACTGGACAAGTATAGTGCTAATCTAAGCTGAACAGAAGTGATAGCTTCTATAATGAGCATGTCATGTGGGCACTCGGGAGCAACATCAGTGTGTATATGCCACAGCGATCACATATTCTGTATCGTACGTTAGCTCGTGAAGTTTGCGGCTCTTCTCCTGGTCGGTAGACTTGAGTTTATCGTGTTCCACCCTGAGACGCTCCTGTTCCAGCATGATCTCCTGGTTGAGACTggaacaaatcaaatcatatatttgtcacatgcgccgaaaacaacaggtgtacaaCCTtcatgtgaaatgcttacttagaagcccttaccaacaatgcagagtaagAAATATTTggtaaataaactaaagtttaaaaagttacacaataaaataagaataacgagtctatatacagggggtaccggtaccgagtcaatgtgcggatgtacaggttagtggaggtaattGACGTCATATGTCCATGTAGGCAGGGGTAATATGacaatacatagataataaacagtgagtagcagcagtttaAAAAGGGGGTCAATACAAATAGTCAAGGTAGCCATTTGTggtggcttggggttagaagctgtcaAGAAGCCTTttggagaacagtctatgatttgggtggccggagtctttgaccatttttagggccttcctctgacaccgcctggtatagaggtcctgaatggcaggaagcttggccccggtgtaACACCCTAGCCCTGGAGACAGGAGACATTGTAGTTGCCTCCCAAGTGGGACATAATCACAGTAAACAGTGGACAATGTGTACATGGGGGTGTGTTTAGTCTCTTACTCCTGCAGTTCAGTGATGTGGTGCGCCTTCTTGTCCAGCTCATCTCTCAGACTGCTGATCTGTTTCTGATGGGTCTCACGGTGACCAGCGATCTGCTTCTCTACAGCCTCCTGGGGATGACACACAAAAGGACACCAATCAACATCCGTAACATATAGTAGGCAGTCGGACAAGTCTGGACTAGTCGTACCAAGAGGACACCAGTCAACATCCGTAACATATAGTAGGCAGTCGGACAAGTCTGGACTAGTCGTACCAAGAGGACACCAGTCAACATCCGTAACATATAGTAGGCAGTCGGACAAGTCTGGACTAGTCGTACCAAGAGGACACCAATCAACATCCGTAACATATAGTAGGCAGTCGGACAAGTCTGGACTAGTCGTACCAAGAGGACACCAATCAACATCCGTAACATATAGTAGGCAGTCGGACAAGTCTGGACTAGTCTACCAAGAGGACACCAATCAACATCCGTAACATATAGTAGGCAGTCGGACAAGTACCAAGAGGACACCAATCAACAGTAACATATAGTAGGCAGTCGGACAAGTCTGGACTAGTCGTACCAAGAGGTCACCAGTCAACATCCGTAACATATAGTAGGCAGTCGGACAAGTCTGGACTAGTCGTACCAAGAGGTCACCAGTCAACATCCGTAACATATAGTAGGCAGTCGGACAAGTCTGGACTAACATCGTAACCAAGAGGTCACCAGTCAACATCCGTAACATATAGTAGGCAGTCGGACAAGTCTGGACTAGTCGTACCAAGAGGTCACCAGTCAACATCCGTAACATATAGTAGGCAGTCGGACAAGTCTGGACTAGTCGTACCAAGAGGACACCAATCAACATCCGTAACATATAGTAGGCATGCGGACAAGCCTGGACTAGTCGTACCAAGAGGACACCAATCAACATCCGTAACATATCATAGTAGGCAGGCGGACAAGTCTGGACTAGTCGTACCAAGAGGACACCAATCAACATCCGTAACATATAGTAGGCAGTCTGACAAGTCTGGACTAGTCCGACCAAGAGGACACCAATCAACATCCGTAACATATAGTAGGCAGTCGGACAAGTCTGGACTAGTCGTACCAAGAGGACACCAATCAACATCCGTAACATATAGTAGGCAGTCGGACAAGTCTGGACTAGTCGTACCAAGAGGACACCAATCAACATCCGTAACATATAGTAGGCAGTCGGACAAGTCTGGACTAGTCGTACCAAGAGGACACCAATCAACATCCGTAACATATAGTAGGCAGTCGGACAAGTCTGGACTAGTCGTACCAAGAGGACACCAATCAACATCCGTAACATATAGTAGGCAGTCGGACAAGTCTGGACTAGTCGTACCAAGAGGACACCAGTCAACATCCGTAACATATAGTAGGCAGTCGGACAAGTCTGGACTAGTCGTACCAAGAGGACACCAATCAACATCCGTAACATATAGTAGGCAGTCGGACAAGTCTGGACTAGTCGTACCAAGAGGACACCAATCAACATCCGTAACATATAGTAGGCAGTCGGACAAGTCTGGACTAGTCGTACCAAGAGGACACCAATCAACATCCGTAACATATAGTAGGCAGTCGGACAAGTCTGGACTAGTCGTACCAAGAGGACACCAATCAACATCCGTAACATATAGTAGGCAGTCGGACAAGTCTGGACTAGTACCAAGAGGACACCAATCAACATCCGTAACATATAGTAGGCAGTCGGACAAGTCTGGACCAACCAAGAGGACACCAATCAACATCCGTAACATATAGTAGGCAGTCGGACAAGTCTGGACTAGTCGTACCAAGAGGACACCAATCAACATCCGTAACATATAGTAGGCAGTCGGACAAGTCTGGACTAGTCGTACCAAGAGGACACCAATCAACATCCGTAACATATAGTAGGCAGTCGGACAAGTCTGGACTAGTCGTACCAAGAGGACACCAATCAACATCCGTAACATATAGTAGGCAGTCGGACAAGTCTGGACTAGTCGTACCAAGAGGACACCAATCAACATCCGTAACATATAGTAGGCAGTCGGACAAGTCTGGACTAGTCGTACCAAGGACACCAGTCAACATCCGTAACATATAGTAGGCAGTCGGACAAGTCTGGACTAATCGTACCAAGAGGACACCAATCAACATCCGTAACATATAGTAGGCAGTCGGACAAGTCTGGACTAGTCGTACCAAGAGGACACCAATCAACATCCGTAACATATAGTAGGCAGTCGGACAAGTCTGGACTAGTCGTACCAAGGACACCAGTCAACATCCGTAACATATATTAGGCAGTCGGACAAGTCTGGACTAGTCGTACCAAGAGGACACCAGTCAACATCCGTAACATATAGTAGGCAGTCGGACAAGTCTGGACTAGTCGTACCAAGAGGACACCAGTCAACATCCGTAACATATAGTAGGCAGTCGGACAAGTCTGGACTAGTCGTACCAAGAGGACACCAATCAACATCCGTAACATATAGTAGGCAGTCGGACAAGTCAGGACTAGTCGTACCAAGAGGACACCAATCAACATCCGTAACATATAGTAGGCAGTCGGACAAGTCTGGACTAGTCGTACCAAGAGGACACCAATCAACCTTATCATCTGGAATACATCATGACTTCTGGGTCTGCGTCCcaactggtaccctattccctatttagtgcactacttttacccagagcctggtcaaaagtagcagaCTAAACTCCACGGTGAGGGGGGTTTCTGATGAACTCCACCAACGACGTGGAGCTGAGACCAGGCTCTGTGGAATCAAGCTCCGACTACTCAATTCCCCGGAGGTCAATACTTTATGAAGCCTGGTCTCGGTTCCACGCCGTTGGTGGAGTTCATCAGAAACCTCCATGGAGTGGAGTTTAGTCAactaggtcaaaagtagtgcactatttggtTCACACCACTGATCTGAAATTGAATTTGGTGTAGAAGGCAGCCCTGTGGGATGGAGAAGATATCGTACCTTGACTTCATTGGCTGATTGGATCTCGTTCTCCTTCTCCATGGCGGTGACTTTCTCTGCAAAAGGGAAACATTTGTCACTAGGTGGCACTAAAGGCCTTAAATCTGTTTTAGAGATGTTTATATGCAATGTATTCCATTATGTGTTATCAGTGCATAGAGAGTagctgtagcagtgtgtgtgtgtgtgtgtgtgtgtgtggtaccctGGGCACTGATCTTGACCAGTTCTTCGTTCAGAGAGTCAACATTCTCCTCCAGCTGTCTCTTCTTCTGCTCCACGTTCTGAAGGTACTCTGTCAGGGACTTGATCTTAGCCTCGTGCTGCATGGGGGGGGGAGATGGAGAATGTTAATTacacaaacacatggggtttatcTGGATTAAATAGCTACTGATTCTTTAGCAGGTCTCAGTTTGATTACTGTGTTCATGGGAGGAACAGGAAAGAGtaagcctgatcccagatctgtttgtgctttgcCTACTCCACTGTCATTGCCAAGCCAAACATCAGTGGAAGATTAGGTTGCTGAGAGTGATTATGGTATGGTGTTATGGCCAATTCAATttaaattcagtcaattcaggaagggAATTGCATTAGAATTGGACtttgtttacttcctgaattaactgaatttaaatggaattgagcGCAACCCTGATAGTGGCAGATTGAGGCTGTTGTGGAGTGTGTGGATCTAGAACTATGATGAGAGAAGCGGGCTAATACCCATAGAGATCATTTAATAATACACTTTCTATATGTAACGATATGTTAATACCTGTTGGATCCTTAGCTGACAGGCGGCCAGCTCCTTGTCGTTCTCGTCCATCTTCTTGTTGCTCTCTGACTGGGTGCTCTCCAGCTGTTTGCTGCGTTTCACCATGGTCTTCACCTCCGACTTCATCTTACTGATGTACAGGCGAGCCACCGTAAAGTCCTCATCTATCAGACCACTGCCGTCGTGTTGCTAGGGGTGAGGGAGgtgagtgagaaacagagagagagaggagtcggaGTAGTGTTATGATTTTATTcaggttggccctgtccgggggtgtcgtTGGACGGGGCCACATTGTCTCCcagcccctcctgtctcagcctccagtatttatgctgcagtagtttgtgtcggggggctagggacagtgttatatctggagtatttctcctgtcttatctggtgtcctgtgtgaatttaagtatactccttctaattctctctccctctcttcctggagGACAAGAGCTCTGGGACCATGCCTCGGGACTACCgactggcctgatgactcctggctgtccccagtccccctggtcgtgctgctgctcctatttcaactgttctgcctgcggctatggaaccctgacctgttcaccagacgtgctacctagtcccggacctgctgttttcgactctctctctctaccgcacctgctgtctctaactgtgaatgctcggctatgaaaagccaactgacatttactcctgaggtgctgacctgttgcaccctctacaaccactgtgattttattatttgaggactggccactcctcagagcctggttcctctctaggtttctgcttttctagggagtttttcctagccaccgtgcttctacatctgcattgcttgctgtttggggttttaggctggggttcTGTATCGCACTtcgtgacatcggctgatgtaaagtGAGTGATTTGAGAAAATGACATTAAACATTTCCTTCAGTTGCCAACAAAATAATGCCAATCTTTGGAGTGTCATGTGGTGATGTGTCATGTCCTTTTACCTTGATCTCGGTGCTGCCCACGGCGATGCCAATCTCTGCCAGGTCTTTCAGTAGTGATGACATCATCTCAGAGACCCTCTTCTTCTGGTGGTTGCTCATGTCCTTCAGTTTCTGCAGCTCAGAGTCAATGGACGTCAGGACgctctggagagagaaagagaaaaacctCTTGACATGAATATTTCCTAAATATTAGGGGCAAAAAAGGGCCATGACTgacatacagtagcagtcaaaagtttggacacacctactcattcaagggtttttctttatttttactattttctacattgcagaataatagtgaagacatcacaactatgaaataacacatagggaatcatgtagtaaccaaaaaaatgttaaacaaatcaaaatatattgacaatataatatactatattgaattctaaataaatcacagacagtgtcaccaacaaggcaccatcacacctcctcttccatgcttcacggtgggaaccacacatgcagagatcatccattcacctactctgcgtctcacaaagccCCGGcggatggaaccaaaaatctcaaattctcatcagaccaaaggacagatttccaccagcctaatgtccattgctcgtgtttttggcccaagcaagtctcttcttattattggtatcctttagtagtggtttctttgcagaaattagactgtgaaggcctgattcacgtagtctcctctgaatagttcatgttgagatgtgtctgttacttgtgaactctgtgaaacatttatttgtgctgcaatttctgaggctggtaactctaatgtacttatcctctgcagcagaggtaactgtgggtcttcatttcctgtggtggtcctcatgagccagtttcatcacagcacttGATGGCTTTTGCAACCGcgcattttccagattgactgaccttcatgtctaaaagcaatgatggattgtcgtttctctttgcttatttgagctgttcttttaccaaataaggctatcttctgtatacctcccctaccttgtcacaacacaactggctcaaacgcattaagaaggaaagaaattccacaaatcaaCTTTTAACACCTATtgattgaaatacattccaggtgactacctcatgaaactggttgagaaaatgccaagagtgtgcaaagctgtcatcaaggcaaagggtggctaaaatcaaaaatatatttggatttgtttaacacttttttggttactacatgattccatgtgttatttaatagttttgatgtcttcactattatgctaCAATGGAGAaagtagtcaaaataaagaaaaaccctggaatgagtaggtgtgtccaaacttttgactggtaatgtatttAAAATATTATAAGAATATATCGAAGTGACCAGGAAAAAATTACATGCAGATCCTAGAAAGCATCACAatgaatcagacagagagagagagagacaggtctcttcATGAGCAGGGACAATGAGGGACATTGTCTCACCGATTTCTGGTTGAGCTCATCGCTGACCATGTCAAACTCCTTGGTCTTGTCCTCGACCTCCTGGCTCTTCTGGTCATAGTTAACAGCCAGCTCCTCCAATGCTTGCAGAACCTCCTTCACCTCATCCTTGGAAGCCTCGTTCTCAGCCTGCAGGCGGTTTAGCTCTGACTGCAGGTTATCGTGGTCGCGCCGAGACGACGCCAGTAGCTACAAATACAAACACGTTTTGAATCCATTTTATGATTCAACCCAtggggctctggttaaaagtactgcactatatagggaaaagggtgccatttgggaaacagacAAACTCACCTCCTCCTGGTCCAACATCTGCTGCTTGAGCTTCTCCGCCAGCTGGCTCTGCTGGTTGATCTCATCATCCTGGACACACAGATAGAGGACATGGTTAGCATCACACATTTAAAACAGGACTCAAACTGGAAGTGTCTACATTTTGGCCTGAGTTTGAGCATTGTCTCCCTTCAAAATGAAGTGGTGAACAGGAGAGGCCATGGCCATGTTTCTGAGAGAAGACTGCTGCAAATAACCTCAGAGCCTGCTCCCGCTCAAGCACAGTACCCTCTCTGAATTCAACCATTGACTGTTCCACGCTGTGGTCTCTATGACCACAGGGCGGCTGGCTGTTCTGTTCCTACAGGACTGGAGGTTCTGTGACCGGTTTCACCCTTGAGTTGGAACGAGGGTGCAATTGGCCCATAATGGAGATAGCCGTCAACGGCCCTGCCCGTGCTGTCACAGAAGCGGTCATTGCAAAGATGAAAGATGagcttagacacacacacacacacacacaaacacgaccTGTGGCAGGTCTCTCTCACCTTATCATCCAGCTGCTTATAGAGCTTGGCCAGCCCCACC encodes:
- the LOC135559038 gene encoding kinesin-1 heavy chain-like isoform X2 — translated: MADVPAECTIKVMCRFRPLNSSEVTRGDKYIPKFQGEDHVVVGSKPFQFDRVFQPNTTQEQVYNACAQKIVKDVLEGYNGTIFAYGQTSSGKTHTMEGNLHDADGMGIIPRIVQDIFNYIYSMDENLEFHIKVSYFEIYLDKIRDLLDVSKTNLSVHEDKNRVPYVKGCTERFVCSPEEVMDTIDEGKSNRHVAVTNMNEHSSRSHSIFQINVKQENTATEQKLSGKLYLVDLAGSEKVSKTGAEGAVLDEAKNINKSLSSLGNVISALAEGSGYIPYRDSKMTRILQDSLGGNCRTTIVICASPSAYNESETKSTLMFGQRAKTIKNTVCVNVELTAEQWKKKYEREKEKGKALRNTITWLENELNRWRNGESVPVDEQFDKEKAQAEVLALDNVPNDKPASTPNMPQLRLTDAEKDSCEVGLAKLYKQLDDKDDEINQQSQLAEKLKQQMLDQEELLASSRRDHDNLQSELNRLQAENEASKDEVKEVLQALEELAVNYDQKSQEVEDKTKEFDMVSDELNQKSSVLTSIDSELQKLKDMSNHQKKRVSEMMSSLLKDLAEIGIAVGSTEIKQHDGSGLIDEDFTVARLYISKMKSEVKTMVKRSKQLESTQSESNKKMDENDKELAACQLRIQQHEAKIKSLTEYLQNVEQKKRQLEENVDSLNEELVKISAQEKVTAMEKENEIQSANEVKEAVEKQIAGHRETHQKQISSLRDELDKKAHHITELQDLNQEIMLEQERLRVEHDKLKSTDQEKSRKLHELTVMQDRREQARQDLKGLEETVAKELQTLHNLRKLFVQDLATRVKKSAEMDSDDTGGSTAQKQKISFLENNLEQLTKVHKQLVRDNADLRCELPKLEKRLRATAERVKALESALKEAKENAARDRKRYQQEVDRIKEAVRAKNMARRGHSAQIAKPIRPGQPPVASPTHPNMNRGGGGFYQNSQAVAIRGGGGMKPDKNI
- the LOC135559038 gene encoding kinesin-1 heavy chain-like isoform X1; this translates as MADVPAECTIKVMCRFRPLNSSEVTRGDKYIPKFQGEDHVVVGSKPFQFDRVFQPNTTQEQVYNACAQKIVKDVLEGYNGTIFAYGQTSSGKTHTMEGNLHDADGMGIIPRIVQDIFNYIYSMDENLEFHIKVSYFEIYLDKIRDLLDVSKTNLSVHEDKNRVPYVKGCTERFVCSPEEVMDTIDEGKSNRHVAVTNMNEHSSRSHSIFQINVKQENTATEQKLSGKLYLVDLAGSEKVSKTGAEGAVLDEAKNINKSLSSLGNVISALAEGSGYIPYRDSKMTRILQDSLGGNCRTTIVICASPSAYNESETKSTLMFGQRAKTIKNTVCVNVELTAEQWKKKYEREKEKGKALRNTITWLENELNRWRNGESVPVDEQFDKEKAQAEVLALDNVPNDKPASTPNMPQLRLTDAEKDSCEVGLAKLYKQLDDKDDEINQQSQLAEKLKQQMLDQEELLASSRRDHDNLQSELNRLQAENEASKDEVKEVLQALEELAVNYDQKSQEVEDKTKEFDMVSDELNQKSSVLTSIDSELQKLKDMSNHQKKRVSEMMSSLLKDLAEIGIAVGSTEIKQHDGSGLIDEDFTVARLYISKMKSEVKTMVKRSKQLESTQSESNKKMDENDKELAACQLRIQQHEAKIKSLTEYLQNVEQKKRQLEENVDSLNEELVKISAQEKVTAMEKENEIQSANEVKEAVEKQIAGHRETHQKQISSLRDELDKKAHHITELQDLNQEIMLEQERLRVEHDKLKSTDQEKSRKLHELTVMQDRREQARQDLKGLEETVAKELQTLHNLRKLFVQDLATRVKKSAEMDSDDTGGSTAQKQKISFLENNLEQLTKVHKQLVRDNADLRCELPKLEKRLRATAERVKALESALKEAKENAARDRKRYQQEVDRIKEAVRAKNMARRGHSAQIAKPIRPGQPPVASPTHPNMNRGGGGFYQNSQAVAIRGGGGMKPDKKSDG